Genomic DNA from Niabella ginsenosidivorans:
TAAGCGGTATCATCAGCTCTTTTGTCATTACCAAATGGGCCTTTGACCTGATGAAAGGCTCGGGGACCGAGCTGATCGATTTTATCCGTACTACCGCATCTTCAACCATAGCAGCACAACAGGGCCTGAACATAAAGGCCGCCGAAGTATTGAATGAGATCATCAAAAAAAGAAGAAGCATTTATCCTTATCAGTATGAAAAAGACAAACCCGTTCCGGACGCGGTTATCTGGCAGATCCTGGAAAACGCCAGCCGTGCGCCCAACCATAAGCAAACCGAGCCCTGGCGGTTCAATGTTTATTCGGGCGAAGGATTAAAACAGTTTGGCGAGCTGCAGGCATCTGTTTACAAACAATATGCAGGGCAGGCCTTTAATGAAGGCCGGTATCAGAAGCTGCTCCATTACCCGTTACAATCATCGCATGTCATTTCCATCGGAATGAAAAGAAATGAGGACGACAGGTTACCTGAAATTGAAGAGGTGGAAGCCGTTGCCTGCGCTGTGCAGAATATGTTCCTGAGCGTTACCGCCTATGGCCTGGGCTGTTACTGGACCACCGCAGGCATTACCTATTTTGAGGAAGCAAAAGAACACCTTGGGCTGGGAAAAAAGGATAAGCTGCTGGGCTTTTTTTATATTGGTTCTGTGAAGAAGCCGGTTACTGCGGTTTCCAAAAGAACACCTGTTAGAGAAAAAGTAAACTGGATCAACCATACACCAGGGATAAAGTAAATCATTAAGCCCCCTTTAAACAGA
This window encodes:
- a CDS encoding cation diffusion facilitator family transporter; translation: MQQTNTRDHQDHSHSHEERTKWVVLLTAVTMVAEISFGYWTNSMALLADGWHMASHVFALGLTWVAYFVARKYSQTENYSFSKLKLLALSGFTSAVVLQIVAIIMAIESVTRLMNPVKILFAEAIIVAVIGLIVNGVSALFLHHDHEHYDHNIRSAYLHVLADGLTSITAILALIAGMYWNIYWLDCLSGIISSFVITKWAFDLMKGSGTELIDFIRTTASSTIAAQQGLNIKAAEVLNEIIKKRRSIYPYQYEKDKPVPDAVIWQILENASRAPNHKQTEPWRFNVYSGEGLKQFGELQASVYKQYAGQAFNEGRYQKLLHYPLQSSHVISIGMKRNEDDRLPEIEEVEAVACAVQNMFLSVTAYGLGCYWTTAGITYFEEAKEHLGLGKKDKLLGFFYIGSVKKPVTAVSKRTPVREKVNWINHTPGIK